In a single window of the Nicotiana tomentosiformis chromosome 8, ASM39032v3, whole genome shotgun sequence genome:
- the LOC104106670 gene encoding uncharacterized protein — translation MDCLASGKEAARAQLTLVEIQFRAAKERAEVQTKKVEELQSRLGSAISDRESLDKELKTAMEILEEVQAWGFDLSVEIKDTKVLEAEAKKLAYPEEEDFEDSSGSEGGENLGNPGDEAGSGQDQAA, via the exons ATGGATTGTCTGGCATCGGGAAAAGAGGCTGCTCGGGCACAACTAACTTTGGTTGAAATCCAGTTTAGAGCGGCAAAGGAGAGGgctgaggttcagaccaaaaagGTTGAGGAACTCCAATCCCGGTTAGGTTCGGCTATCTCAGATCGAGAAAGTCTGGACAAGGAGCTTAAAACGGCCAT GGAGATCCTCGAAGAAGTTCAAGCTTGGGGTTTTGATTTATCGGTTGAGATTAAGGATACCAAGGTTCTCGAAGCTGAGGCCAAGAAGCTGGCCTATCCCGAGGAGGAAGATTTCGAGGACTCAAGTGGGTCCGAGGGTGGAGAAAACCTCGGGAATCCCGGTGACGAGGCGGGCTCTGGCCAAGATCAAGCTGCTTAA
- the LOC104103082 gene encoding BAG family molecular chaperone regulator 3-like: protein MSKDLLKMKTKPNKPNGNGLSSSGWEMRPGGMLVQQRSSDSYQSSITVPTIKVKVKYGSSYHEVKISSQATFGELKKMLAGQTGLHPEDQKIFYKEKERDSRGFLDVAGLKDGSKLVLIEDEISREKRFVESRRNAKMENASKEITAIRLDIDKLAKQVANVEMDIYGGKKVTETLILSLIELLMTQLIKLDGITADGDLKLQRRMQVKRVQKYIETLDMLKIRNSALGNHNDKVQMHHKNGIFTGQMPKSMYYNQEQRKRVSFADQRNPGPVVVTTKWETF from the exons ATGAGCAAAGACTTGTTGAAAATGAAGACTAAGCCAAATAAGCCAAATGGGAATGGACTTTCATCTTCAGGATGGGAGATGAGGCCAGGAGGAATGTTAGTACAGCAAAGAAGTTCTGATTCCTATCAAAGTTCCATTACAGTTCCAACCATTAAAGTCAAAGTCAAATATGGTTCATCTTATCATGAAGTCAAAATCAGTTCGCAAGCAACTTTTG GGGAATTGAAGAAAATGCTAGCAGGCCAAACTGGATTACATCCTGAAGATCAGAAAATATTTtacaaggaaaaagaaagagattCAAGGGGTTTTCTTGATGTTGCTGGTTTAAAAGATGGATCAAAACTTGTACTAATTGAGGATGAGATAAGCAGAGAAAAGAGGTTTGTTGAATCAAGAAGAAATGCAAAAATGGAGAATGCATCAAAGGAAATCACAGCAATTAGACTTGATATTGATAAACTTGCTAAGCAG GTTGCTAATGTTGAAATGGACATTTATGGTGGCAAGAAAGTAACAGAAACTTTGATATTGAGTTTGATTGAATTGTTGATGACACAATTGATAAAATTAGATGGAATTACTGCTGATGGTGATCTCAAGTTGCAGAGAAGAATGCAG GTGAAAAGGGTGCAAAAATACATAGAGACACTAGACATGTTGAAAATAAGAAATTCAGCCCTTGGAAATCACAATGACAAAGTGCAAATGCACCACAAAAATGGAATATTCACAGGGCAAATGCCAAAATCCATGTACTATAATCAAGAACAGAGGAAGAGGGTTAGTTTTGCTGATCAGAGAAATCCAGGCCCAGTTGTAGTTACAACAAAATGGGAAACTTTCTAA
- the LOC104103081 gene encoding lysophospholipid acyltransferase 1-like — protein MGLPEMESMASAIGVSVPVLRFLLCFVATIPMSFLHRFVPSAVGRHLYAAVTGAVLSYLSFGFSSNLHFFGPMLLGYASMVLSRRFCGIITFFAAFGYLIGCHVYYMSGDAWKEGGIDATGALMVITLKIISCVINYQDGLLKEEDLREAQKKNRLLKLPSLLEYVGYCLCCGSHFAGPVYEMKDYLDWTERKGIWKPSEKGNPSPLGSTLRALLQAAICMGLYLYLVPLFPLSRFTDPLYQEWCFFKRLGYQYMACFTARWKYYFIWSISEAAIIISGLGFSGWTNSSSPKPRWDRAKNVDVLGVELAKSSVQLPLVWNIQVSTWLRHYVYERLIQKGRKPGFFQLLATQTVSAVWHGLYPGYIIFFVQSALMIAGSRVIYRWQQAATGTLFEKILVLMNFAYTLLVLNYSAVGFMVLSLHETLTAYGSVYYVGTIVPVVLILLSKVVKPPKPATSKARKVE, from the exons ATGGGGCTGCCGGAGATGGAATCAATGGCGTCGGCGATCGGAGTATCAGTACCGGTGCTCCGTTTCTTGCTTTGTTTCGTCGCCACCATTCCGATGAGCTTCCTCCACCGTTTTGTCCCGAGCGCCGTCGGTAGGCACCTCTACGCCGCCGTTACCGGCGCTGTTCTCTCGTACCTGTCATTTGGTTTCTCCTCAAATCTTCATTTCTTTGGGCCTATGCTTCTCGGTTATGCTTCCATGGTTCTCTCTCGCCGTTTCTGCGGGATCATCACTTTCTTCGCTGCGTTTGGATATCTTATTGGATG CCATGTATACTACATGAGTGGAGATGCATGGAAGGAAGGAGGAATTGATGCTACGG GAGCTCTAATGGTCATAACGCTGAAAATAATTTCATGTGTGATTAATTACCAAGATGGATTGTTGAAGGAAGAAGATTTGCGTGAGGCTCAGAAGAAAAATCGTCTGCTCAAATTGCCATCGTTACTTGAGTACGTTGGTTACTGTCTCTGTTGTGGAAGTCATTTTGCAGGTCCAGTGTATGAGATGAAGGATTACCTTGACTGGACAGAGAGAAAAGGA ATCTGGAAACCTTCAGAGAAAGGAAATCCCTCACCTTTAGGGTCAACTTTAAGGGCTCTTCTTCAAGCTGCTATTTGTATGGGGTTGTATCTCTACCTGGTGCCTCTTTTTCCACTTTCCAGGTTCACTGATCCATTATACCAAGAATGGTGTTTCTTCAAACGGTTGGGTTACCAATATATGGCTTGCTTTACCGCCCGGTGGAAATATTATTTTATCTGGTCAATTTCTGAAGCTGCTATCATCATATCCGGACTAGGGTTCAGTGGTTGGACAAACTCTTCTTCACCAAAACCACGTTGGGACCGTGCCAAAAATGTTGATGTATTGGGTGTTGAGTTAGCAAAGAGCTCGGTTCAGTTACCACTTGTATGGAACATTCAAGTCAGCACGTGGCTGCGCCACT ATGTATATGAGAGGCTCATACAAAAAGGAAGGAAGCCTGGTTTCTTCCAGTTGCTAGCTACCCAGACTGTCAGTGCTGTATGGCAT GGATTGTATCCTGGGTACATCATTTTCTTTGTACAGTCCGCTTTGATGATTGCTGGATCAAGAG TCATTTACAGATGGCAGCAAGCTGCTACTGGTACTCTGTTTGAGAAGATACTGGTATTGATGAACTTTGCATACACACTTCTGGTTCTAAACTATTCCGCTGTTGGGTTCATG GTATTAAGCCTGCATGAAACCCTTACTGCATATGGAAGTGTATACTATGTTGGAACAATTGTACCAGTTGTACTCATCCTGCTTAGTAAAGTAGTTAAGCCTCCAAAACCTGCGACATCTAAAGCTAGGAAAGTAGAGTGA